The Vanrija pseudolonga chromosome 1, complete sequence genomic sequence cggagaagggcgaggaaggacgCGCGGTCCTcgttgacgtcgagctgctggaaCACCATGAgctggagctcgagcggcagGAGGCCCAAAGTCATGGCGGCTGGAGAGTTAGTCCCCCGCTTTGATGTCCTCCCATGAACACTCACGCTTGGTTTCAGCCAACGGTCCAGAGGAAGAGGGAAGACGAAGGAGGTGGGACGTTGGGTCCCAAgcaggggggggggagaaGGGGCTTGCTGTGTTGTGGTGCAGAAGAAGGGCGTGGTGAGAGGCGGTAGGTAGGTGACGGTGAGCGGAGTGAGTTGTGAGAACGGAGGGGTGAGTGTGTGGAagagagagtgtgtgtgtgtgtggatgCAGACGGCGAAGAAGCAAAATGCAGGGGAGATAAACAAAAGGTGACGCAACCGGGGCACCGCCGATCCGCCCCTCGTGGAATTGCAACGGGATGTGGCGACCAGCTTCGTGGGGGGACACATGCATGACTTCtgcagcgccgtcgcgttgTCTGCATAGTATGAATTATAAGGTCTGTCGCCTACTTATGGGCCATACAAGCTACTGGCAAGACTCGCGATGTGAGATGTTTGATTTCGGCTTTGGGAGGAGTCCGAGTGCGCTGCCTGCTCGCCTACGCCTTCGTAAAGACACAGTCAAAGACACGGGTGTCCTGGTCGACCTTGGTACCGCACACCGTACAAGGAGGGTGCGTGTACTCGGGACCGTCTGTGCGGAACTGGTGTGCATCTGCAACACTCTCATCCCACTCCCCTGTTGGAATCTCTGTGGGACACCCGTGCTCCGGGTGGTGGAATGAACGCGCACCTACCCAAAACCGAAGTGGCAGTCcacctgctcctcgtcggtccGGGTTGTAGAAGGGCAGGCTGTCACCGTACGAGAAGCCCTCTGCAAAGAAGCGAGGCGACGAATGATTGCCCAGTGTATCGCGAAAGGTGTAGAACCAATACTCCTCCAGGACCTTCATTACAGTTTTCGTGTGCCAGGTGGCCCTTTTAATAGTCTTGATTTGCATATGTCGGAGGTAGGGTAATGGGAGGAAACCCCAGACGCAAAAGTCGGGGTTGTCGAATCCGTGCATGGTGGAGTCGATGCGTGGAAGGTGCTCACAGTCTGAGGTGTCTGTGTCCACTGCTGTATCGTCGGCGGCTTCGTAGATGTGGAGCGTTTCGACGTTGGGGAAGAGAGCGACATGAGGAAGGTGCACGGCAATCATTCGCCGCACCAACCTTGAGTGGAGGCTGTGGATGTTCATACGCTTGATAAAGGAGAGGGCAAGGCGCATGCGAGGGCTCAGATTGATGGAATGGAGGCTTTCTCTCTGTTTGGTCTGGAGAATTGTGACTTCTTCATTCAGAACGGTCTGGAGGCGGCTCGCCAACGAGGGGTTATCGGTGGCGATGATGCGGATgatgccggcgaggagccgAATCTCGTTCCCGGCGTATGGTGTACGCACATCTTGGGTAATGGGGGGTGCTGGAGTCGCGGGGTCATCGCCAAGCAAGTGACAGAGCTTGTCTCCGCTGATATCAATGTTTCGATAGAGggtcttggcggcggcctcccACCACGACGAGAGgcggagaagggcgaggaaggtctGTCGGTCGGCATTTACATTGAGGTGACGGAGGACAACGAGCTGTAGTTCGAAAGGGAGTGGAGCGGCGGTGAGGAATCGGCCAGGACTGCCAGTGGTCCGAGTAGTAACAATTTCAGCGGGTGCTAGAGGGGTAGGCGGAGTGTGGTCGGGTGCCGAGGAGCCCTGTTGCTTGCGTTCGGAATACACTGGCACGGCATCGGGAGCGCTGGACAGCGGGACGCGAGAGGCGTCGTgggccggggccgaggaggggGGTGGTGAGGGTCCAAGTGCAGGGGCACACGACTTttcgcctcgctcgtcgcggcgcttgcgTGAGAATAGTCGACGGAGAAGGCGAAATCGCATTCTATTGGTGTTTCGAGTGGCGAGAGAGGGGGCGAGCAGGCAAAGTGAAGTGATCAATGCCGGTCCTTTTCACGACGAGCGACGGGCGTTAAGCGCATGCACTGACCATAGCACGCCAttgtcgagcagcaccgCTATCAATGCGTGGGAAAGGAAGCACAAGGGTGGAAGCCATCGGCTATGCCGTACAGGCACCCGTCGTGCCCGTCCTGCCGCCAGGCCGCTCGGACCTCCAGTCCACAACAAGCCCGCCGAGTAACTCCCGTGTGCAGGAAAAGATAAGTGTGATAATCTGGGACGCAAAGGTCAACACTGCAAGCCAGGTACGGTGCGAGCATGCATGCCACCAGGAGgccagccaccaccgccacgcGGCGATGTGCAAGCAGCCTCTGGCCGCTTTACAttccccaccaccccagatCTTTGCTTGGTTACATAGCATCACCACGTTACGTACGTTACAGAAGAAGAGACCCCGAAAcgaccttgccctccttgactACGGCGCGGAGGTACTCCTCGGGCCGGTCGAGCACGGTGATGTCCTCGAGCGGGTTGGCCGACAGGACGATAAGGTCGGCGATagcgccggccgcgacgacgcccagCCGGCCCGCCTGGCCGAGCATGCGCGCAGGGTTGACGGTCGCGTGCTTGAGGATCGTGGCAGCCGGGAGGACTTTCGAGCGGACGGTGAACTCCTCTGCAGATGGGTTAGATATGTAGGAACGGGGCGGGGGCCGACACTTGCCTGTCTGGAGCGCGTGCATCGAGATGAGCAGGTCCGAGCCGTAGCACACTGTcacgccggcgtcctcggcaatCTGCCAGTGTGAGCATGCAGCGAACGGAAGACGAACCCACCTTGAGCGCGTTGAGCCCCTGCTGCATCACCTCGGCGCTCTTGTTGCGGCCGTCCTCGTTCAAAAAGTCCTCGAACGGCTGCCGCACCATGATGCCATAACAGCTCAGGGTTGGGGTGAGGAAGATATCCTTCTCGGCCATGCTTTGCCGTCAGCTGTGCGTCCTCACCGCGCCAACTCACAGCTTTGCAGTGTCGACGTCAATGAGGTTACCGTGCTCGAtgccgcgcacgccgttGTCAATGGCATGCCGGATCGCCTCGACAGTGTACGCATGCGCTGTGACCATCTTCCTGCCCATCTGCCACGCGGACGCAGTGATGGCGCGTACCTCCTCCGGCAAGAACTGCACCGTCTCAATGGCGTccgactcgctcgcgaccccgccgcccagcatGACCTTGATAAAGTCTGCACCCTGTTtcagctcctcgcgcacggcgcgcaggaCGGCAGGCACGCCGTCCGCCACGCGGCCGAGGGAGAGCGAgtggccgccgcagcacgtcgatttgcccgcgccgctggcaaAGTCGCCGTGCCCGCCCGTCTGGGAGAGTGCCTGGCCGCACTGGTACAGCCGTGGTCCCGGCACAAGGCCCTCGGCAATCGCGTCGGCGAGAAACTtggtcgcgccgcccgtgtcGCGCACCGTCGTGAACCCGCGCGAGAGCATCCCCTTGAGGACGTAGATCGAGCGCAGGTTCACCACCTGGTCTGGCACATTGACCAGCGCTGCCATGGTCTGCACGCCGGGGACCGCGGTGACGTGCACGTGCGCGTCGATCAGCCCGGGGCAGAGGtacgcgccggcgaggtcgtgcacgGCCGCGTTGGGCTCGGGGGCGAGGGTCGTCAttggctcgacggcggtgatTTGCCCGTGGTGGACCTTGACGCCTTGGAGGCCGTCTAGGAGGCGGCCGGCACCGGCATCCACCACGCGCGCATTCGTGAGGTAGTATGTGTCTGTGGACTTGGCGAGCCACGgcttgacggcgaggtcgggcaGGCTGAAAAAGTCAGGGGGCGTGGTGTGGGGCCCAACTCACACTGCTGCGCGGACTGTCGGGGGGTTAGGGAATGTGGAGGCGAAGGTAGAGGCTGTCATGGTGCTTGTTGGTGAGTGCATGTCGGCTTGGCACTGGTGTGCAGCTCTTTATCGCAGACGACGAAATGGTGCACCGACCAAGTTCCGCTATCAGACATGTCGATGAAACGGAGACACCGAGTTGCTTTGGCCGCGGGTTAGATGCTCGTCCAGATCGAGCTCCATGGGGTTCGCACAATCGATaacgctcgcctcggctaGCTCTGCACACATTCTGGGGTATGATGATGGTCGTAGGAGGTGCAGAGCGCAGTAGCCAAGGGGCCAAGTGGCGGGCGGAAGTTGAGCGGGGTCACCTTTCAGTGGGCAGCCGCGGCCAACTCTGGCCGAGATTACGACGGCCGGGCGTCCCCGTCACAAGCGGCGCGTATCTCGAGCGGATCTGGGGACCCACATCTACGCGAGGGCTAGCGGAGGGCATGTGTGTGGCAAACATGTCATGTGGCACCCGGCGACTGTGGCTCCGCAGCGCTGTCGCTCGAGTATATACACGCCATGCTGGGGTCTCCCCGGGGTCTCCAACACACAGACGATGAACACCTCGGACACTAATctcgacaagaaggacgTAGGGGACAAGGTGCACATCCGCGCGTCGCACGaggtcgacacggcgcaggacgacgtcgcggcaAAGTTTCTCGCCGAGTAGGTCCACCTCCGAGCCACACTGACCGCAGGGTCGCGGCGCgtgatgacgccgacgcgctgcttgccgacccctccgcgcgcgaggtcaagTCGCTCCTGCGTAAAGCCGACGCCATCATCGTCACGCTCCTCCAGTTTGCCTTGAGTGAGTTTCATCTCTATTTTACTCCGGCTGACGACAGTGATGGGCTCGGTGGACAAGGTCAGCATCGCGTCcgctgccgtgctcgacATGCGCGAGGACACGCGCCTGAAGGGGCAGGAGTACGCGTGGACCTCGGCGATCATCTACATTGGCGGTGGGTCGCCGCGTGGTTGGagcccgctgacgccgcaagccatcatcgccatcattccgtcgctcgcgctcatgcAGAAGCTCCCGACAAACCTGTACATGTGCGTCATTATAGGTGGCGCTGAACTGACCGATGCCAGCTCGACGATGGTGCTCACGTGGGGCGTGATCACGATGGGCATGGCCGCGAGCCGTAACTTCGCCGACTTGATGGGCGTGCGCTTCATGCTCGGCCTGTTCGAGAGCGTCATCTTCGCTGGCTTTGGCCTGATCGTGCGTGCCACCCCGGCTGCCGTCCTGACGAAGATCAGATTTCGATGTGGTACACACGCGAGGAGCAGCCCCTGCGCACGGCCATCGTCTTCTCCACTCTGTCGTCGTGAGTTGTTACCCCGACGgcaagctgaccccagcgtGATGAACGGCCTGCTGGCCACCGCGTGCGTGCACTATGTCGGCCCGATAGCGCGCTGGCGCCTCCtcttcatcgtcgtcggtgcgATCACGTTCGGCTGGTCGCTTCTGCTCTTCACCCTCCTGCCGGCCAaccccacctcggcgtggtggctCACCCTCCGCCAGCGCGTCATCGCCACGCGCCgcatggccgccgcgcgcaccggCATGGCGAACACAACTTTCAAGTGGGGGCAGTGTCGCGAGGCTGTGCTTGACCCCAAGACGTGGCTCTACTTCGCCATCAACGTCGTGCTCAATATCCCCAACGGCGGGCTGATTACCTTCAACAGAATCATCGTCAAGACCCTCGGCTTCACCCTCCAGCAGACGACGCTCCTGGGTATCCCGACTGGTGAGTGCCACCCTGCGCCACCCCTGCTCACCCCAGGCGTCTTCTCGTGGATCTCGTCCCTCCTGTTCGGATACATCGCCGTCAAGACCCGGCAGCGGTGCTACTCCGCCATGGCATCATGCTTGATCCCGCTTATGGGCACGATCCTGCTGTACAAGATCCCGCGGAGCAACATTGgtggctcgctcgcgtcgttGTACCTCGTTTACTTCTACTGGGGGCCATACATCGTCATGATGGGCTCGGTGTACGCCAACACCGGCGGGTTCACCAAGAAAATGATTGTCTACGCCATTGGTACGTGGATTTATtgggcgagctgacgccagcgtACATGGGCTACTGTGTCGGCAACATTGTCGGGCCGCAGACGTTCCAGGCAAAGCAAGCGCCAAAGTACACCGCTGGAGTGGTCGCCATGCTGACCTGCTACGGCTGTGCGCTCCTCTTGATTTCCGTATACCGAGTGGTAAGTAGACGTGCGAAAACCGCCTGACTCGACAGTATCTCGTCTACCTGAACAGCCAGAAGGCCAAGCAGCTGGAAGCGCATGAGCGTGAGAACGGAaccgaggtcgacctgctcgacgagtggCAGGACCTCACGGACGGTGCGAACCCACGGTTTGTGTACGAGCTGTAGTTGGAGCTAGGGGGGTTGTGACACTAAAGACAGAGAATGCAGAATGACTTCTACGAATGACGAAACCTGGATTACTCTCAACCCTTGGTTGTGGTCCAAACTTGATCAGAGCTGCGTTGGCCAAAGTCAAACTTCGCGCCACAAATGCAGCACGGGAGGTGCTCGGGGGTGTCTGCACGGAACTGATGAAGCGGGCTTCCCGTTTCGTCCCAAGGCCCAGTGACGTTCATAGGTGCGGCAGACTCAGCCAAACCAGCCCAGTGCTGCTGGGCCTTATTGGCCAACTTGACGTTGGCCTTTGTCACTACCATGCTGCCGGTGTTGCCCGGTGACCCTACGAGACACCGCACCGACTTAACCGTCTTCACACGGACGTCGCCGGGGCGGCTCCTCCCAATGCTACAGAGAGCGCGAGTATCGTTTATGAACCAGTAGAGAGCACCTTGAACCATGTCCGGGTATGGACAGCCGTTGTACTGGAGGATGCGGTTGGAGTGGATGCTCATGGTTTGGAGCTTGTCGATCGAGAGGCGTGGGAGAATCCAGTCGGCATATGGGCACATCGGCCCGCCGTCTCGTGCGAGCGTGTTGTTTGCCTGGAGCTCCCAGACGCAGAGGTCGAGGGTATCGAAAGCGCGTCTGACAGCACCGTGTATCCCGACGCTGGAGACTTCGCCGGGAAACATAGGGATGAGGGTGGTAAAGGACAGGTGCAGCTTGGTGACGTTGGGGAAGAGGACGGTGTACGGCAGCGTTGAGTCGGTGATAAGATCCACGGCCCTCTCAGTCAGGTTGCGAATGCTGAGGTGCCAAATGAATGACAGAGCACGCCGAGTACGAATGCTCAGGTCGTTTAATTCCCTCCCTGGGCGCGGCAGCTGATACTGGCGCAGCCGATCCTCGGACACGGGGGACAGGGGCCAGTGCCGATCGTGCAGGGGCGGCACGAATTCCGCCCACGTCTCAACTTCCGTGGTGCGTTCAGTGCTCTTTGCCGTAGAGGAAACGAGGAGCTTGCAGAGCTGATCCCCGTTGATATCGATGTTCTTGTACAGGATGACAGCTGTCATCTCCCACAAGTCGGAGACGCAGAGAAGGTTGATGAAGGTTGAGCGGTCGCGGTTGACGTCGAGGCACTCGAGGATGAGGTCGATGATGATCCCTGGGAGTGGGTCCTTACTGCCGCCCATCGTGTCGTCTTGGGTGACGGTGGTCCGGTCTGGGTATGTTAGGGGAACCGTGGGTACGGGGGCGTACCGTGAACTTGGCCCATGGCTGGGTGCAGGTGGTATGGATGCTGTTATAGTAGCTGGTGTGTGGTATGACCTGGGAGGGAGGACAAGAAGAGCACGGGGTGTATGTACGGTGCGCCATATATATATGCATCCACCGTCAATGCCAGTGCGAACAAACTCTGCGTGTCATGGGGCAGCGCAACCTCGCACCCATGGATGTGCCCCAACGCCATGTCAGCCACACCCCTGGCACAGAACTATGACCACCATTCATGCTTCTTACGCACAATGGTATGGAGGTGAACAGAAGCAGCGTTAGGAGGTCTTGGTGAAGGTGTGACCAATGTTACGGTCCGCCAACTCGGTCTTGGCGCCACACACTACGCAGGGAGGGTGTTCGTGCTCGGGCGTGTCGAGACGATATTGGATTTCACTCGTGGGGTTGAGATCCCAAGGCCCAACTGTGAGAGGATAGCTAGTCCTCGCGCCGACCATTGCAAGCCAACTGCCGGAGTGATGCCACATGTTGGGGCGTtgatcgaggtcgacggctCCCTGTAGCGTCACCAAGCTCTTAACGTGCGGAGCACCAACCGGGAGGCCAAGAGTTTTCGGTCCGTTGACTGTCTGCGGCGGGTTGGACGCGTCATCGAGTGTGAGGACTTGGAACCAGTTGACAAGCGACGTGTTGTCCCATGTAGCAGTGGGCCAGGTGAACCTCCATAGGGGCAACCCCCTCCAAGGCTCGAGTGCCAGGTGGACATTGAGGCTGCGGTACGACACTACCGGAAGGTTGTGCATGACCTCATTCACGTgcgccccccacccacatATGTCAATCTCGTTGAACATGAAGGTACCGGGGGCTAGACGGAACAACACCTTCTGCCTGTGACTCGTCCCGCTCCTGATCCGGGAGAAGTGCAAGTGTACGGATGTCACGGCGGGGAAGAGCACAATGCCTGGCGTGCAGGCGCGGTACATGGCGACCACTGACCCAAGATCTATGTCGCATAGGGAGAGGTGCCGGACCAGAGAAACGGCGAGGCGTGTGCGCTCACTGCGGAAGGGGTACGGGAACAAGTACTCGTTGTCGTGGTTGTAGGCGGCGCGCAGGAAtcgcaccacgccgccggcggtgagctcgacgcgtcgataCAGGTACCGCGTCGCCGCATACCACCATGCCTCAGAGACGCGGAGGAGGGAAAGGAAGGTCGCGCGGTCGGTGTTTACGTCGAAGTGCTTCACGATGACCTCTTTGACTTCGTAGGGGAAGTCGTACGGACGCGCGGCAGGAACGGCAGGGACGTCGTCGGGGGCGGTGGGGTCCGGGGTGGCCGTGGGTTCGTCGGGGATATTGGGGCAAGGCTCATTGGGCATGGCGCCGGTGTCTGCCTGGGCAAGCATGATGGATGGTGTTGAGGAGAGGAGAGGCTTGATTTAAGTTGAAGATATATATGTTTGGGATCGGAGGAATGACGGAGAGAGGAAATAGAGTGGTGACGCGCCAATGAGTGAGCGCGAGTTTCGTCACTCAAAGTGTTTTGAGGGAGAAAAGAAGCGTCAGAGTGCCGGAAGGCATAAGCCATTCCGTGCAGAGCGTAGCCGAGCAGAAtgcaccaccgccgcgaggtggcgtggcgccgaTCACCACATGTCTTCGGCACCACCGTAAATTTCCCGCATGCCGCACAACATCTCCAAGCATGATAAGGCTCATTAGTGCTTCTACAGTACCTCTTACATACCGTAAAAAATATGTGCAGTGCTCTGAGTAGCGTGTGGATGGATACACGTGGGTGTAAACACCCGCTgtggtggcgacggtggGAAATCGCGGAGCGATAAACCCAAGCCGATACATATGTATCCGCGCACTGTCCTCCTTCGCCTCCGTCCTCCACAAAAGACATCTACTATCGCCGCTAGGTCTCGATCCTAGGATCTCCAGGTTCCAAGGGTGCTTCCCTATGAGCCTGGCGCCGTTCCACTGGGCCACGGCGAtgttgtgttgttgttgtggacAGGGGCTGCGCCCGAGGTGTATAAGCTGTTCTCGGCCTGGGGCTCAAGAAGCCACGCACAATCAATATCGCTGCTTCTTCTGCCCTGACTGAGCTCGAGGTACCTAACACGAACACGAAATGCATTGTATGTGCTTGCTTGATTGCTCTATGTCATGAAGTCGTAACCGTCAACTGCTGCGCGTATCTATCTATCTACCACTGCCTGGTGAACACCACCCCAAAGTCGCGCGCGTAAAACTTGTCCTTGGCACCGCAGACAGAGCACGACTTGTGCTTGAACCTCCTGCTGTCCATGCGGAACTGGTGCTCCTCGCACCACTTGCCCTTGCCCCAGTCACCGGCGACCACGTCCGGAGCCTCAAACCCGCCGAGGAAGTTGCCCATAGCGGCGGGCCGGCAGCATTTGCAACGGAGGGGCCACCGGAACGGCGTTGGGGACGGGCGCGGCTAGGTGCGGTGGAACCAAGTTGGGGGTGCCAAGAAGATTTTGCAGAGCCGCCGCGAGTTGGGGGTTGACGTTGCCCGGAAAGTTGGCCGCAGTGGCCATCGGCATGTTGTTGGCGGGGTTGGTCGGGGGTTGTGGTGGGAGAGCCCCAGCATGGGTCaggtggggagggaggagtgCGAGGACTGCGAAGGGGTTGAGGTGGGGGGCAGCGTTGGCTTGAGGACCATTGCCTGGCGCCATCGGAGTCGCCGCCTGGCCGGTTATCGCAGCCGCCTGTGTGAGGGCAGCCGGCAGCCAGGTGTGAATCGGAGCTGCGGCTCCGACGGCTGGACCCGCCCCGTTGCCTTGAGGTAGGGGAACCAAGGGGGGAGCGAAGACAGCGGGCGGCGCAACGGTGCCGGGAATGGGAGCCCCAGCAGCGGTCTGCtgggcgcccgccgcgaaTGAACCGCCAGGGCCAGCAGGACCAGCAGGACCAGCAGGACCAGCAGGGCCAGCCCATGTTGTCATGGTTCCCGGCGCGCCGAAGgctgggccgccgaggttTGGCATCGGCACGAAGCCGATGGGGTTCTGGGGCGCCGGGCCAGCAGGACCGCCGGTGCCCGCCGCCATACCAGCGAGAGCTCCGAGACCGGGACCACCGTTCCCCGGCATCCCAGCGAGCCCACCGGGGCCTGGACCGCCGAAAAAGCCACCCGCTGCAGGCAGAGGCACATCATCGAAGTTGATCTGCTCGCCGATCCAACACCTCGCGTAGGGCATGCCCGGGTCCGCTGGTCCATCGAATGGCCGTTCGAAGTCGTACTCGAGGAGCGCTTGAACGAACCAGTGGACGAGGGATTCGTTCGTCCACACCGACGGGttgacgccgcggtcgaACGAAAAGCTATGCCTCAATGGGAGCATGAGGTCATTGTGGATGTTGAGAGTTCGAATGCGCCGCGGGCTCAGATACTCGGCGATTGCGGCCGACTCGATCTGCCAGGCACAGATGTCGACTGTGTCAAACAGATGGATGCCAGGTACATGGTGCACCTTGGCGGAGACCGGAGGCTTCCAATTAATATCGTACGGTTCGGCGGTCGTGTACAGGTGGATCTTGGTGACGTTGGGGAAGAGGGGTTCCCCAGGGATGGCGGAGTGCCGCATGACGTTGATAGCGTCGTCGTGCATGTTCCGCAGGTTGAGGGACTGGGTGAATGACAGGGCGAGCCTGGTGCGAGCACACAAGCGGTGCGTCGGCGGAACATGGACAGTGGGCTTGTTGCTAGACTGTGCCTGTTCCTCCCGTGCACGACTTCGTAGTGCGTCCATCATGCCCATA encodes the following:
- the YJL213W_1 gene encoding putative protein, with amino-acid sequence MTASTFASTFPNPPTVRAAVLPDLAVKPWLAKSTDTYYLTNARVVDAGAGRLLDGLQGVKVHHGQITAVEPMTTLAPEPNAAVHDLAGAYLCPGLIDAHVHVTAVPGVQTMAALVNVPDQVVNLRSIYVLKGMLSRGFTTVRDTGGATKFLADAIAEGLVPGPRLYQCGQALSQTGGHGDFASGAGKSTCCGGHSLSLGRVADGVPAVLRAVREELKQGADFIKVMLGGGVASESDAIETVQFLPEEVRAITASAWQMGRKMVTAHAYTVEAIRHAIDNGVRGIEHGNLIDVDTAKLMAEKDIFLTPTLSCYGIMVRQPFEDFLNEDGRNKSAEVMQQGLNALKIAEDAGVTVCYGSDLLISMHALQTGKCRPPPRSYISNPSAEEFTVRSKVLPAATILKHATVNPARMLGQAGRLGVVAAGAIADLIVLSANPLEDITVLDRPEEYLRAVVKEGKVVSGSLLL
- the SPCC417.10_15 gene encoding putative transporter, with translation MNTSDTNLDKKDVGDKVHIRASHEVDTAQDDVAAKFLAEVAARDDADALLADPSAREVKSLLRKADAIIVTLLQFALMMGSVDKVSIASAAVLDMREDTRLKGQEYAWTSAIIYIGAIIAIIPSLALMQKLPTNLYISTMVLTWGVITMGMAASRNFADLMGVRFMLGLFESVIFAGFGLIISMWYTREEQPLRTAIVFSTLSSVMNGLLATACVHYVGPIARWRLLFIVVGAITFGWSLLLFTLLPANPTSAWWLTLRQRVIATRRMAAARTGMANTTFKWGQCREAVLDPKTWLYFAINVVLNIPNGGLITFNRIIVKTLGFTLQQTTLLGIPTGVFSWISSLLFGYIAVKTRQRCYSAMASCLIPLMGTILLYKIPRSNIGGSLASLYLVYFYWGPYIVMMGSVYANTGGFTKKMIVYAIAYMGYCVGNIVGPQTFQAKQAPKYTAGVVAMLTCYGCALLLISVYRVYLVYLNSQKAKQLEAHERENGTEVDLLDEWQDLTDGANPRFVYEL